The proteins below are encoded in one region of Legionella antarctica:
- the nuoN gene encoding NADH-quinone oxidoreductase subunit NuoN gives MIALLENIHLAFPEMIVLATACLALLTDLFFRHKYKSLPFFVACIGLILAACVSYLYIGSFKVIIFSGLFISDDVAHLMKFFVYITVLLSFIYSRNYIDERQMPSGDYYVLGLFSTLGMMILISAHSLLTVYLGLELMSLPLYAMTAIRRTDSDASEAAMKYFVMGAIASGMLLYGMSLVYGATGKLNLLDIANVIATTGQQQNLLLAFAVVFILAGVGFKLAAVPFHMWAPDVYQGAPNSVTLFISTAPKIAALAMALRLLTIGLIDINVQWQQIILIMALLSAGIGNLLAVIQSKIKRLFAYSAIAHMGYALFGILAATPEGYSAALYYIVVYSLMSAAGFGLIVLMSNHGMEIDSVDDLKGLNKRSPWLAFLMLVVMFSMAGVPPTVGFFTKLLVLKALVDVQMTWVAILGLLFTVVGAYYYLRLVKIMYFDQPMNSDPVVIGKGNNLFYSLNCLSLLYLGLFPGALIATCINAFVN, from the coding sequence ATGATCGCATTACTTGAAAACATACACTTAGCATTTCCTGAAATGATTGTGCTTGCCACGGCATGCCTTGCATTGCTTACGGATTTGTTTTTCCGTCACAAATATAAATCTTTACCTTTTTTTGTAGCATGTATTGGTCTGATTTTAGCTGCCTGTGTGAGTTATTTATATATAGGTAGTTTTAAAGTAATTATTTTTAGCGGTTTATTTATTAGTGATGATGTAGCACATCTAATGAAGTTCTTTGTTTATATTACGGTGCTGCTCAGTTTTATCTATTCACGGAATTACATAGACGAGCGTCAAATGCCAAGTGGTGATTACTATGTTCTTGGTCTTTTTTCTACATTAGGTATGATGATTCTCATCTCTGCACATTCTTTGTTAACGGTGTATCTTGGTTTGGAGCTAATGTCATTACCTCTATATGCTATGACTGCAATCAGGCGCACAGATAGTGACGCATCGGAAGCTGCAATGAAGTATTTTGTTATGGGTGCTATCGCTTCAGGTATGCTTCTGTATGGCATGTCATTGGTATATGGTGCTACTGGAAAACTTAATTTATTAGATATTGCGAATGTCATTGCAACTACTGGTCAACAACAAAATTTACTGTTGGCCTTTGCCGTTGTATTTATTCTCGCCGGCGTTGGATTCAAATTAGCCGCTGTTCCTTTTCACATGTGGGCGCCTGATGTATACCAAGGCGCACCAAACTCCGTTACGTTATTTATTAGTACTGCACCTAAAATTGCAGCTTTAGCAATGGCATTGAGGCTGCTCACCATTGGTTTGATAGATATAAATGTGCAGTGGCAACAAATCATTCTAATTATGGCTCTACTGTCTGCCGGTATTGGTAATCTGCTCGCTGTGATTCAATCCAAAATTAAGCGTCTATTTGCTTATTCAGCAATCGCCCACATGGGTTATGCATTGTTTGGAATTTTAGCGGCTACTCCTGAAGGATATTCTGCTGCCTTATATTATATTGTAGTCTATTCCCTTATGTCTGCTGCGGGTTTTGGACTGATAGTTTTAATGTCAAATCATGGTATGGAAATAGACAGTGTTGACGATTTGAAAGGCCTTAACAAGAGAAGTCCCTGGTTGGCTTTTCTAATGCTCGTTGTGATGTTTTCTATGGCCGGTGTTCCACCAACGGTTGGATTTTTTACCAAACTATTGGTACTTAAGGCATTGGTTGATGTTCAGATGACATGGGTGGCAATTTTGGGATTATTATTTACTGTTGTAGGTGCGTATTATTATTTACGATTAGTAAAAATAATGTATTTTGACCAACCTATGAATTCAGATCCGGTTGTTATTGGCAAGGGTAATAATTTGTTCTATTCACTTAACTGCCTTTCATTACTGTACTTAGGACTTTTTCCTGGTGCTTTAATTGCTACCTGTATTAATGCTTTTGTTAATTAA
- a CDS encoding complex I subunit 4 family protein, with protein sequence MHHLLNLLIWLPIIGGVFVLLTGDDSNPNISRYLSLFTVLLCLLLCVPLIGGFDLQTFSMQYLEEIPWMPALGINYSLGIDGLSLLLIVLSIFTNLIVILSTWDSINNRVAQYLSAFLIMQGLLVGVFSAMDAILFYIFWEATLIPMYLIIGIWGSENRVYAAIKFFLYTFLGSVLMLASFLYMGYIAGSFKIETFYAIKLTMTAQTLIFIAFFLGFAIKIPMFPVHTWLPDAHTEAPAGGSVILAAILLKLGAYGFIRFSLPIVPDACSKYAVLMVALSLIAVVYIGLIAIIQKDMKRLIAYSSISHMGFVTLGCFAIFAIAKQSGLSSAGLVLEGAIVVMISHAFVSSAMFAGVGFIYDRMHTRRLADFGGIVNTMPIFASFFMLFAMANAGLPGTSGFVGEFMVILGSIKAGFWIAFWAASTLIIGAAYTLWMYKRVIFGPIANDKVADLKDISGFELSAYVLLALMVIAMGVYPKPMLEYVHQTVSHTLALADKSKL encoded by the coding sequence ATGCATCATTTGCTCAATTTGTTAATTTGGTTGCCAATTATAGGTGGTGTTTTTGTACTCCTGACTGGAGACGATAGCAATCCTAATATTTCGCGTTACTTATCATTATTTACGGTATTACTCTGTTTATTACTTTGCGTTCCACTGATCGGGGGTTTTGATCTCCAAACATTCAGCATGCAATATTTAGAAGAGATTCCCTGGATGCCAGCGCTGGGTATTAATTACAGTCTTGGGATTGATGGGTTATCGCTGTTACTCATTGTTTTAAGTATTTTTACTAACTTGATCGTAATCCTTTCAACCTGGGACAGTATAAACAACAGGGTTGCCCAATATCTGTCTGCATTTTTAATCATGCAGGGACTATTGGTAGGCGTATTCTCCGCTATGGACGCAATTTTGTTTTATATCTTCTGGGAGGCCACCTTAATTCCAATGTACCTAATCATTGGTATTTGGGGATCAGAAAATCGTGTTTATGCTGCAATAAAATTTTTCCTTTATACATTTTTAGGTTCTGTTTTGATGTTGGCAAGTTTCCTTTATATGGGGTATATCGCAGGATCATTTAAAATTGAAACATTTTACGCTATTAAATTGACTATGACGGCACAAACATTGATTTTTATTGCATTTTTCCTTGGATTCGCGATAAAAATTCCTATGTTTCCCGTACATACATGGTTGCCCGATGCTCACACCGAAGCTCCGGCGGGAGGCTCAGTTATTCTTGCTGCAATTTTGCTAAAGCTTGGAGCGTACGGATTTATTCGCTTTTCGCTTCCCATTGTTCCTGATGCGTGTAGTAAATATGCGGTGTTAATGGTTGCCTTATCGTTAATTGCAGTAGTCTATATTGGCTTAATAGCAATTATTCAGAAAGATATGAAAAGGTTGATTGCGTACTCTTCAATTTCACATATGGGTTTTGTAACCTTAGGTTGCTTTGCGATATTTGCCATCGCAAAGCAAAGCGGTTTAAGTAGTGCCGGGTTGGTATTGGAAGGTGCTATCGTGGTTATGATCTCCCATGCCTTTGTGTCCAGCGCCATGTTTGCCGGGGTTGGTTTTATTTATGATCGCATGCACACCCGCCGGCTAGCAGATTTTGGTGGAATTGTGAATACCATGCCAATATTTGCTTCCTTTTTTATGTTGTTTGCTATGGCGAACGCCGGTTTACCTGGCACTTCAGGGTTTGTTGGTGAGTTTATGGTTATTTTGGGGAGTATCAAGGCCGGGTTCTGGATAGCTTTTTGGGCAGCTTCAACCTTAATTATCGGCGCAGCTTATACGCTTTGGATGTACAAGCGCGTAATTTTCGGACCAATTGCCAATGATAAAGTGGCTGACTTAAAAGATATCTCGGGTTTTGAGTTAAGTGCTTATGTATTGCTTGCCCTGATGGTCATCGCTATGGGTGTTTATCCAAAGCCAATGCTTGAGTATGTTCATCAAACAGTAAGTCATACATTAGCATTAGCTGATAAATCAAAATTGTAA
- the nuoL gene encoding NADH-quinone oxidoreductase subunit L, whose amino-acid sequence MSILQLCLIIVLAPLIGSVIAGFFRNQIGRVGAHSVTITGVAISLMLSVYIAYELFSGSISSTSVLFYQWATGGLLIPYEFNLGFLIDPLSVVMLITVNFVSLLVHIYSIGYMADDDGYQRFFSYISLFTFMMLMLVTANNFLQLFFGWEGVGLVSYLLIGFWFQKESALEGSLKAFLVNRVGDFGFVLGIALVFAYTGSLDYATVFKSASYLASQNIELFSGHPWSVITVTCLLLYVGAMGKSAQIPLHVWLPESMEGPTPISALIHAATMVTAGVFMIARISPLIELSTTALTVVLVIGATGALFTGILALVMNDIKRVVAYSTLSQLGYMMVAMGASAYSAGMFHLLTHACFKALLFLGAGSVIIGMHHEQDMRKMGGLWNKMPITYITFVIGSLALCAFPPFAGFYSKDTIIEATQLSQIPGSSYAYFCVTAGAMVTALYTFRSLFMTFHGKPRMDEHTLSHVHESPWVVWLPLVLLAIPSVILGYILYMPILFDTPSLLSSSLFILPEHNVLAELAHEVTSPFATMIHSIYSLTLWVTIAGAVIAWICYIAIPTIPSYLVRYFSLIYSILINKYGFDRFNNLVFVKGLKGMGRFFYNIGDQKLIDGFVVNGSGRLVRWFSSKGRTIQSGYLYHYATVMIFGLLGFLCWLILG is encoded by the coding sequence GTGAGTATATTACAACTTTGTCTAATAATTGTTTTAGCTCCCTTGATTGGATCAGTTATTGCTGGTTTTTTTCGCAATCAAATAGGTCGGGTTGGGGCCCATTCGGTAACCATTACTGGGGTTGCTATCTCTTTAATGCTATCAGTCTATATTGCTTATGAGTTATTTTCAGGCTCAATTTCATCAACAAGCGTATTGTTTTACCAATGGGCTACTGGGGGATTATTGATTCCTTATGAGTTTAATTTAGGTTTTTTAATTGATCCTCTAAGTGTCGTCATGCTCATTACAGTAAATTTCGTATCCTTGTTGGTACACATATACAGTATTGGCTATATGGCGGATGATGATGGCTATCAACGTTTCTTTAGCTATATTTCTTTATTTACCTTCATGATGCTTATGCTTGTCACCGCTAATAATTTTCTGCAATTATTTTTTGGGTGGGAAGGTGTTGGTCTCGTATCATACTTGCTCATCGGATTCTGGTTTCAAAAAGAGTCTGCACTTGAGGGAAGTTTAAAAGCATTTTTGGTTAATAGAGTCGGTGATTTTGGTTTCGTTTTAGGAATAGCTTTAGTTTTTGCATACACCGGTAGTCTTGACTATGCGACTGTATTTAAAAGTGCAAGTTATCTTGCCAGTCAAAATATAGAGTTATTCTCAGGTCATCCCTGGTCAGTGATTACAGTCACCTGCCTGCTACTCTATGTTGGCGCAATGGGCAAGTCAGCACAAATTCCTTTGCACGTGTGGTTGCCTGAGTCAATGGAAGGTCCCACACCTATCTCGGCTTTAATCCATGCAGCTACGATGGTTACAGCAGGTGTTTTCATGATTGCTCGTATTTCTCCATTAATAGAGCTGTCAACTACTGCTCTGACAGTTGTATTGGTCATAGGAGCAACGGGAGCGCTATTCACTGGTATTTTAGCTCTGGTAATGAATGATATAAAAAGGGTAGTTGCATATTCCACATTATCTCAATTAGGCTATATGATGGTTGCGATGGGCGCATCAGCGTATAGTGCAGGAATGTTTCATCTGCTGACGCACGCTTGTTTTAAAGCTTTATTATTCCTTGGAGCCGGCTCTGTTATCATCGGTATGCATCATGAACAGGATATGCGCAAAATGGGTGGCTTATGGAATAAAATGCCAATTACCTACATAACCTTTGTTATTGGTAGTTTAGCTCTATGTGCATTCCCGCCGTTTGCCGGATTTTATTCTAAAGATACTATTATCGAGGCAACTCAATTGTCCCAGATTCCCGGTAGCAGTTATGCCTATTTTTGTGTTACTGCTGGTGCTATGGTTACCGCACTATATACATTCAGATCTTTATTCATGACTTTTCATGGTAAACCTCGTATGGATGAGCATACTCTAAGCCATGTTCACGAGTCTCCATGGGTAGTGTGGCTTCCTTTGGTGCTACTTGCCATTCCTTCTGTTATTCTAGGGTACATACTTTATATGCCTATCTTGTTTGACACCCCCAGTTTGCTGAGCTCATCACTGTTTATCCTTCCTGAACATAATGTCCTGGCTGAACTTGCTCATGAAGTGACCTCTCCATTCGCAACCATGATTCATTCTATATATTCATTAACTCTATGGGTTACTATTGCTGGTGCGGTTATAGCCTGGATTTGTTATATTGCCATCCCAACAATCCCTTCGTATTTAGTTCGTTACTTCTCATTAATTTATAGTATTTTGATCAACAAATATGGATTCGATCGTTTTAATAATTTGGTTTTCGTAAAAGGGCTCAAAGGTATGGGTCGATTTTTTTACAATATCGGCGATCAAAAATTAATTGATGGCTTTGTAGTAAATGGTAGTGGGCGTCTGGTTAGATGGTTTTCATCAAAGGGTCGTACCATACAAAGTGGCTATCTATATCATTATGCGACAGTAATGATATTTGGATTATTAGGTTTTCTGTGCTGGTTGATACTGGGCTAA
- the nuoK gene encoding NADH-quinone oxidoreductase subunit NuoK, which translates to MIPVTDYLILGAILFGLSLVGIMLNRKNIILLLVCVELMLLAVNTNFVTFSHYYNDLSGQVFVFYILTVAAAEAAIGLAIVMLLYRNRGNIDVDKMNHLKG; encoded by the coding sequence ATGATACCTGTTACTGACTATCTGATATTAGGTGCGATTCTATTTGGTTTGAGCCTTGTAGGAATTATGCTAAATCGCAAAAATATCATTTTACTTCTGGTGTGCGTGGAATTAATGCTGTTGGCAGTTAACACAAATTTCGTGACCTTTTCACATTATTACAATGATCTGAGTGGGCAGGTTTTTGTTTTTTATATTTTAACAGTTGCTGCCGCTGAGGCAGCAATAGGTTTGGCCATAGTTATGTTGCTATACAGAAATCGTGGCAATATTGATGTAGATAAGATGAATCATTTAAAAGGTTAA
- a CDS encoding NADH-quinone oxidoreductase subunit J → MHELLIQVIFYIFAALAVGSALMVISQNNPVRCVLFLVLTFFASAVLWLLIEAEFLALILVLVYVGAVMTLFLFVVMMLDIDTESIKMHLIRYLPFGLILVALLTGLLLVAIPADSFKSNVSAMQQENNVSLLANSQLLDTPANKYPAISEPQVSNTEALGLVLYTDYLLAFELAAVILLVSIVAAITLAHRGSVRSKRQDITKQIMTRSQDRVQLIKMKSEK, encoded by the coding sequence ATGCATGAATTATTAATTCAGGTGATTTTTTACATTTTTGCAGCACTGGCAGTCGGCTCTGCTCTGATGGTCATAAGCCAAAATAATCCAGTTCGCTGTGTACTATTTCTGGTGCTTACTTTTTTTGCCAGTGCCGTATTATGGTTATTGATTGAAGCTGAGTTTCTCGCTTTAATCCTTGTCCTGGTTTACGTTGGCGCAGTAATGACATTATTTCTTTTCGTGGTCATGATGCTGGATATTGATACAGAAAGCATTAAAATGCACTTGATACGCTATTTGCCTTTTGGTTTGATTCTGGTTGCTTTATTGACGGGTTTGCTATTAGTCGCCATTCCTGCGGATTCGTTTAAGTCTAATGTTTCAGCTATGCAACAAGAGAATAACGTATCACTTTTAGCGAACTCCCAATTGTTAGATACCCCAGCGAATAAATATCCAGCCATTTCAGAGCCCCAGGTTTCGAACACTGAAGCTTTAGGTTTGGTACTTTATACAGATTATTTATTAGCATTCGAATTGGCGGCTGTTATTTTGCTGGTTTCTATAGTAGCTGCAATAACGTTGGCTCATCGTGGCTCAGTTCGCTCCAAACGACAAGATATTACGAAACAAATTATGACTCGAAGCCAAGATCGAGTTCAATTAATCAAAATGAAATCAGAGAAATAA
- the nuoI gene encoding NADH-quinone oxidoreductase subunit NuoI, translating into MKKVYQYIKHYVRSFLLLELLAGLRVTGRYFFRKKITVQFPEEQTPLSPRFRGLLALRRYPNGEERCIACKLCEAVCPALAITIESDEREDGSRRTTRYDIDMFKCINCGLCEESCPVDSIVVTPIHHYHISERGQNIMTKEKLLAIGDMMEPKLAADRAADEKYR; encoded by the coding sequence ATGAAAAAAGTATATCAATATATAAAGCATTATGTACGCAGTTTTTTACTGCTGGAACTGTTAGCTGGCTTAAGAGTAACAGGTCGTTACTTTTTTAGAAAAAAGATAACAGTACAGTTTCCAGAAGAGCAGACTCCTCTCTCACCACGCTTTAGAGGTTTGTTGGCATTACGAAGATATCCAAATGGTGAAGAGCGTTGTATAGCCTGCAAATTATGTGAGGCTGTTTGTCCGGCATTAGCGATTACCATCGAATCTGATGAAAGGGAGGATGGATCCAGACGAACTACCCGGTATGATATTGATATGTTTAAATGTATCAATTGTGGTTTATGCGAAGAGTCTTGCCCTGTAGATTCCATCGTGGTAACCCCAATACATCATTACCATATCAGTGAACGTGGCCAGAATATAATGACCAAAGAAAAACTACTGGCCATTGGTGATATGATGGAACCAAAACTAGCAGCAGATCGCGCTGCCGATGAAAAATACCGATAA